One Engraulis encrasicolus isolate BLACKSEA-1 chromosome 4, IST_EnEncr_1.0, whole genome shotgun sequence genomic window, aaaaaaaaatgaacatcaTGGAAAAGTTTcgttatttccataattccatcaaaaaTGTACTTCCAGCTAAACGAAATGAatacaggatttaaaaaaaagaatattgcgATCACCATTTTGTATTCACATCAAATCAGTCAAAATGTGCTACTTTCTACACTGCAcgtgttcaatacttggttaggaatcTCTTTGCCTTAATCACTGAGATGATGCACTTtagcattgaagtcaatggcagaggcattgtATGGGATTCATGGGAGCCCAAATaaccttgatgctttgctgtcagttggggtttttttgagctggtgACCCTCATTATCCTCTTGATTATACCCAATAGATTACCATACCACATTtgtgctttggtggtggcattctaactcaccagacatgaaaccccattgaaaatcaaTAGGATGTTAGGTAAGCCATGGGGGATAATCAAGAGGGAAATGAGGGTcaccagataaaaaaaaaaaagaaaaaacagctgAAAGCCCAAAATATGTAAGAATAAACAAATGAATTATTGGTAGTTTAAAAAGAGGGTCATGAATATATATGCACAATATATTGATATATTGTcaattcagtggttctcaaccttttttgaatggaCACCACCTAGACTTCATCATCAGCCCCCCCTCGCCTGGACCTCATAATAAAATAGAATGATGCCCTCCAAAGACAACTACcgtaagcactgccccctctcagctgtatccttctcaacgactTCTGGGGGGCTGTACAGCTCCCGCTGAGAAAATCTTGTCTATAATTAAGGATTAAACTGTGTATTCCTATGTAATAGATGTCTGACACTAGGTTGCTCAGTTTTCATTCTTCTGTCCAGTTCTACCTAGCATGGCCTTGCCAGACGCAAGCATTTCAGGCCCAAAAAAATGTCCTTCCATGTCACGTCTGGGACAGAATTTCTGCTTGGGGTTTGATCTTGTTACCAGACAATTGGACAATTTCGGTAGCTTATGCTGTAATAGAAGTCTGTACGTCACTGCATTGGAGGTAATGCATATTCGAACACAGATAGAAATGTAATAGCAGTGTCAGCAGACTTAGCACTCCTGTTAATTAAAACACTAATACTGCACGTGTAGTAATCAAGGCAATTATTCTACTATAAATGAATATGTTTTTATTTGATAGAATAATCTCTACAAATATAAGGACAAAACACATGTACAACATTTACATTAGCTCACATTTcaggaaaaaagacaaaatatcTGTTTTGTTTAGTTGGAAAATAGTTTTGCTTCTACTGTAAAACTCTTTCAAGAAAAGGTAAACAGACCTCTCAGGGTTCATACATCAGTTTAAATCATAACATTTATGAATATACATCCCAGCCATGTTAAGGGACTCAAGAATAAACTAAGACAGGAACAGTCATTATCCCTTGAATTCCACATCCCTGTTGATCTCAATAAAAAAGATGCTTCAGAGAGAATTTTGGAACCCAACACTGAACGAATCATTGGGAAGTGTGACCAAAAAGTCAGTGTCCATAATGTTAAATCTCTATCCAATGTTGCAATCAATGTTTTCATTCTTTGTTCCCTCAACAGTACCTGGTAACAGCCAACAAGAGTGCTAACACCACTGCAAGGCCTACAGTAAGTCCTGGGTGATCAATTGAACATGAGGAACATGAGTGACTGGTCACTACATGCTGCTAAACATCAAATAGGTGCCATTTAGTAGCGGAGGTCAGGTGGTGCGACCACAGCTAATGCTACTATTGTATGGACATTAGCTGTGCTTATTTCACCATGAGATCTGCTCCTAAAACCATCAATGACCCAAATACACCTCCTCCTCAACACCTACCGCGCATACATGTACAAAACATTGAGGCGCGCAGCCTGGTCCCCTGAAGGAGCCAAATAAATAGCTGGTTAGTGATCACAAgaccagggacagattactgaccgcatgggcctactgggcccaggccaaggGGCCCAAGAGAtgagggggccctgaagctctagcATCTATATTTGATTTCTCAAGTTGCATTAACTtgaacaactgtattttcacattttcctggGGGAAAATCCCCTACCCCCTGACAACATAGACTTAACATAGCCTGAATGGTTTTGTCAAGGGGGGGCGCTTTCTTGTTGTCAGGCCtaaggggcccatggaatcataatcagTCTCTGCACAAGAGACCCCTAAAATATATGTGAAATAACTTGTGGCATTAGGCGAGCACAAACTGCCAGTTAGTGAGGAGGATCTTAATGCCTTTGATGACGGACACTACCGAGGTGGCGGGATTAAACTTGAGCGTGTTGGCGTCGCCCTTCTTGCACTTGTCCCGGAAGACGTAGATGCAGCCTTTGCAGCTGGCCACCTTCCAGAGCGACGGCACGCAGCTCCAGACCTCCGGGAAGCGCAGTCGCGTGAAGCTGTCAAGCAGCGGGTTGTAGCACACCAGCGAGTCGCCCTCGGCAACCACGAAGATCAGGTCCTTGTGCGCAGTGGCGTGCATGGGGCCGGCGAAGGGCAACATGTAGGGCTTGGCGTggcaggtctgtgtgtgcgtgtcgaaACACTGGATGAGGCGCGAGGGCTTGGTGAAGAAGTCCAtgtcgttctcctctcctcccagcagGTAGATGGTGCCACCGAGGTTAACCCCTGCGGCGCCAGACACGGCCGTGTCCAGCTGGCTGGTCTCGGTCCACACGTTGTCCCGCACGGTGTAGTAGATCACGCCGTTGGACATGATGTCCTGCAGCGACTTCCCGCCGAGCGAGTAGATGGAGTCTTGGTCGCCGACGGACACCAGGGCGTGGTGCAACCGGTCGCGGGGCAGCGGGGCGCAGCGCTCCCAGTCCATGGTGTGCATGTTGCACTTCCACATGCGGCGCGGGATGGAACCGCCCACCACGTACAGGTCCCCGCCGTGCTTGCAGGCGGCCGTGATCTGGTGGCACAGGCTGTTCTGACCGCCGACGCTGATCATGTCGTCCTCCTCATCGCAGTGCAGCGACACCGCCAGCGAATGGGTGCGCGTCTCCTCTTTGCCAATCAGGTAGATGTGCACGTTCTCCCCAATCTCCtgtagatggagggaggggaggagaagacagagagaggaagaagagagatcgTTTTGCCTCTGTAaacaagtaagtacattttatgtTTATAGCGCTTTTCACAGACAAGACAAGTCAGAAAGTGCTTTACAATTTGATTAAGCTATAAAGGGATTAGGAGAGAGAAAATATAGCTATATACAACAAAGTAGAAACGAAATAAGATtcagtaaaataaaatgaatgtaaGGTAAAGTGAAGGAGGTATaactattagggctgtaacgatattgtatcgaaccgagaaatcgtgatacacagagtcacaatactgtatcgtgatacaaggaggcagtatcgtgatacgccctttcaaagttttattacccattagtccagaaaacaaccttgtgATTTGATTTGATAATGTTTCcccaacttcagtggagatacatttcagaaatcgtggggtgtatcgaaccgtaggtcaaaaatcgtgatacgaaccgaatcgtgagttgagtgtatcgttacagccctaataactATGCATAGTATAAAATGTACCATTATTGTTGAATAATGATAGGATGCCCGCAGTGAAAAACATACATAAAGTGCTTGAATATCTGTTTCATAGAACTTCCAAGTAGCTACTTTAGATATATTTGTCGGTATGCAGCAGCAGACTCTTGCAACAAACATCAATGGGGATAAGCAACGGCAGGTGTTGCAAGACGCATCTGCAGTCGCTTTGATCCCACAATAGTTTGATAGCTGGACTGAAATTTGATGAGTCGGACGGGATTTCTAACCATCACGCAACATTCCCAGTCCAGAacgcattgctgtctgcatgcggaTGTAGACGTGGCACAAAATCGAATGCATTCAATGCTGAGATTTTGGCACAATAATGATTGCACAAGGCATCATGGGAATTCTCAGACTCATGGTGTTGTGATTGTTACCTTCAGGCTGTCCTGCAGAACACTGGCAAATTCTTCCCTTTCCACCTTATTGTGGTTTATCCAGGCCTCTATGGAAGCTGTCGGATTTTGAGAGGTCGGTACACCATCTGAAGCAGATAAATATTGCTGTGTCAATACAAAAGTGCGTCAACCAAAGACCAACTGCCaaccacattacattgcattgtgtGACAGTACACTTCATCGTGATTTACAGTCATTAAAGATAGGGTATTGGTTATTGGAGCAatgtggtgccttgctcaagggcacttcagtcatgactGTAGGTGTAGGTTTTCCTAGCCACTAGGCCTTGGCTGACCACTACTATTCAGGTAAACAACAAGTATAAAAACTTCATAACTTCAGTATTAAGATCCAAGTACCTACTTAACGAGAGCAATCCTAGTAGATAACAACCTACCTGTCCCCCCGGCCCCTAgatacatgtagtgtgtgtgtgtgtgtgtgtggtgtgtgtatgtgtcaattTAAAGACAGATGAAATAAATACAATAGTACCACTTGTCACCCACTTGCCTTTGATTATATCAATGAGAAGGCGCAGGGGGAGGTTTAGGAACTCATCCATTTCACAGAGCTGAAGCAAGTGGATCTTTGCACAATGTTTGGCCGCTGTGTAGAGCTCCTGATCACTGTGCCTGTCAGCAAGCCACATAACCTGGAGGGAAAGGATCGCAAAACATGTGCTCAGAGATGAGAACCTGTGCAAGCTGGGCTTTTATCACTCTCCAGCCAGGCAGATGAGGAGAAAAACTGCTTGGGCCACAGAACATAAATTAGAACATAAAACTTGTACTACAAGCTGTACTTCTATTTCGACAATCACTGTAATTCTTATGGCAAAAGTTCAGACATAACAGTTACTGTGTCTGACAGATGAAACCATTTcagttggaacacacacacacacacacacacacacacacacacacacacacacacctgtaaacaGTTCTTGACCTCTACAGTGCGCGACAAAAAGCGCGAGCACTCTTCAAACAGAGCGGTGAGCTGGTACATATCCGCCATCTCATAAGTGTCTTGAAGATCCTCCACTCGGAGCTTTATGGTCCCATGATAGATGTAGTCCACGAGCAGCTGAAACACATGTGCACTGACGCCTTTCAGTTCGATGTTGCGATCGTGGGTCTCTCGCAGATTTGACGTGAACATGGACCGAAAAAAACTGCTCTGCGCCGACAGAACCAGCCGATGGAGCTGGAACTCCTTGCCATCGACCAAGACGGTGACATCTGCAAAGAGACCGTCTTCTAAACACAAGTCCATAATGCTCT contains:
- the kbtbd4 gene encoding kelch repeat and BTB domain-containing protein 4; this encodes MECGDEGGLSAGGSVGEDNYFRGYTFTDRSHSSRVVKSIMDLCLEDGLFADVTVLVDGKEFQLHRLVLSAQSSFFRSMFTSNLRETHDRNIELKGVSAHVFQLLVDYIYHGTIKLRVEDLQDTYEMADMYQLTALFEECSRFLSRTVEVKNCLQVMWLADRHSDQELYTAAKHCAKIHLLQLCEMDEFLNLPLRLLIDIIKDGVPTSQNPTASIEAWINHNKVEREEFASVLQDSLKEIGENVHIYLIGKEETRTHSLAVSLHCDEEDDMISVGGQNSLCHQITAACKHGGDLYVVGGSIPRRMWKCNMHTMDWERCAPLPRDRLHHALVSVGDQDSIYSLGGKSLQDIMSNGVIYYTVRDNVWTETSQLDTAVSGAAGVNLGGTIYLLGGEENDMDFFTKPSRLIQCFDTHTQTCHAKPYMLPFAGPMHATAHKDLIFVVAEGDSLVCYNPLLDSFTRLRFPEVWSCVPSLWKVASCKGCIYVFRDKCKKGDANTLKFNPATSVVSVIKGIKILLTNWQFVLA